The following are encoded together in the Neospora caninum Liverpool complete genome, chromosome IV genome:
- a CDS encoding vps16-like protein, related encodes MVMPTGFAPLASGRSSLLPTASPFLSPNFVTSDFSFTAGANGSSEWQCLDSVWYRKLDVFDMEWTEERQLFDLFVVAAAPYGGPVACVRNEKVFQPARKNIKPELQIFSARGRLLAKSPWTYSRLICMSWNNDEDGVVRTFSPQCEKLHFFSLDERVKVEGGLVQAVVGGCGIVALTAALNFYYNDAFDRCQAVVLPDPGLRGPPLSLCILPSPSPNAHDSAEGTFSWFSPSATKLEEPRVLVAAENGPLLLLDRHRCVDLKLEDGPFVALSVSRSGRLLACLSASGQLKVLSTAGVPQAIASPILERQRRPKQVQWCGDDCLALYIPMHTPSGDVQHTLFLGGPKNEWLPYQYGTSSGGSSLFLVSEVDGLRILSTYKTEFLHRVATSTDAVFSVGSCEPPAMLCYAMERYRAQDAAADESLRSIKQDLAGAAEACIDAATYEWHFDQAALLLQAAVFGRQFLDGEARQSCRAFVRACRDLRICYAVRQPPLEMPISVAQLRHMSLPTLVRRIANRRQHLLAYRICQYVGLPARAVLASWAVEKIHHSVSLTDEELSAVVCRRLSLASGDAALVLGAPPPLESSGAQRGGRSTPDAISPVLPFAKVALCAAQAGRPVLATRLVEFEVVTKEQVKMLLKLAELNIATEKAVGAGDPDLVMQCLYSALAHEQQTTGDEADLSLLTEVLQDRPLAQDLFALYCRETGQRDMLQLYFERSKRLYDAGLTALNIASRQRSWEGKKHALGRAATFFAACRNSHDLAAFAHAQTLSQIDLLNYQNELEVKANTQGWPNPPHVFVGMPLMETVRQVILKMEFHEADHLQKMFKIPDKRYWRCKIDALADGHYFEELLAFAQYRTSPVGYDPFIIACMRNESWDTAAKIVPKVKDPEEQAMWYSELGMQREAEAAKSAGSQSLSGGLFQTLTDAFKGRR; translated from the exons ATGGTGATGCCTACGGGGTTTGCCCCCCTCGCCTCGGGGCGCTCGAGCCTCTTGCCgaccgcctctccctttctttctccgaaTTTCGTGACTTCAGACTTCAGCTTCACGGCAGGCGCCAATGGCAGCAGCGAGTGGCAGTGTCTAGACAGCGTGTGGTACCGGAAACTGGACGTCTTCGACATGGAGtggacggaggagagacaactCTTTGACCTGTTTGTCGTTGCCGCCGCGCCTTACGGAGGCCCGGTCGCGTGTgtcagaaacgaaaaggttTTCCagccggcgagaaagaacatTAAGCCCGAATTGCAG ATTTTCTCGGCCCGCGGGCGGCTGCTGGCGAAGTCCCCGTGGACGTACAGCCGACTCATCTGCATGAGCTGGAACAACGACGAA GACGGCGTGGTTCGGACCTTCTCTCCACAGTGCGAGAAACTgcactttttctcgctggACGAGCGCGTGAAAGTCGAGGGCGGCCTCGTTCAAGCTGTCGTAGGCGGCTGCGGGATCGTCGCGCTCACCGCCGCTCTGAATTTCTACTACAACGATGCTTTCGATCGGTGCCAGGCCGTCGTCCTTCCAGACCCAG GCCTGCGCGGACCGCCTCTGAGTTTGTGCATCttgccctcgccgtctccaaaCGCGCACGACTCCGCCGAGGGCACCTTCTCCTGGTTCTCCCCCTCGGCGACGAAACTCGAAGAgccgcgcgtcctcgtcgctgctgaAAACGGCCCACTTCTGCTCCTGGATCGACACCGTTGTGTGGACCTGAA ACTGGAGGACGGtcccttcgtcgctctctctgtctcccgatCCGGCCGTCTCCTggcgtgtctctcggcctccgg GCAACTCAAGGTGTTGTCGACTGCGGGCGTCCCTCAAGCCATTGCTTCGCCCATTctcgagaggcagcgacgcCCGAAGCAGGTCCAGTGGTGCGGCGACGACTGCCTCGCGCTTTACATTCCCATGCACACCCCGTCGGGCGACGTGCAG CACACGCTGTTTCTGGGCGGGCCGAAGAACGAGTGGTTGCCTTACCAGTACGGGACGAGCAGTGGGGGCTCGAGTCTTTTTCTGGTCTCCGAAGTCGACGGCCTGCGCATTTTGTCCACGTACAAAACGGAGTTTTTGCACCGAGTGGCGACGAGCACCGACGCAGTCTTCTCCGTGGGCAGTTGCGAACCGCCGGCGATGCTCTGCTACGCCATGGAGCGCTACCGCGCACAAGACGCCGCAGCGGACGAAAGCCTTCGGTCTATCAAACAGGACTTGG CGGGCGCTGCAGAAGCATGCATCGACGCGGCGACCTACGAATGGCACTTTGACCAGGCAGCGCTCCTCCTCCAGGCCGCAGTGTTTGGTCGTCAATTCCTGGACGGCGAGGCCCGACAGAGCTGTCGAGCCTTcgtgcgcgcatgcagagatcTTCG GATTTGTTACGCAGTTCGCCAGCCGCCTCTGGAGATGCCCATCTCAGTTGCGCAGCTGCGACACATGAGTCTCCCCACGCTCGTTCGTCGCATCGCCAA tcgACGACAACACCTGCTTGCGTACCGCATTTGCCAGTACGTCGGGCTGCCGGCGCGCGCCGTGTTAGCTTCCTGGGCCGTGGAGAAGATCCACCACAGCGTGTCTTTGACGGACGAGGAGTTGTCGGCTGTGGTGTGCCGACGCCTCTCCCTGGCTTCCGGCGACGCCGCGCTGGTCctcggcgcgccgcctcccctcGAGTCGAGCggcgcacagagaggcggacggAGCACTCCCGACGCCATCTCGCCGGTTCTCCCCTTTGCGAAGGTTGCGCTCTGCGCCGCACAGGCTGGGCGACCCGTGCTCGCCACGCGGCTCGTCGAATTCGAAGTGGTCACCAAA GAACAAGTCAAAATGCTGCTGAAACTCGCAGAACTGAACAttgcgacggagaaggcggtgGGGGCCGGCGACCCAGACCTCGTCAtgcagtgtctgtacagcgcTCTCGCTCACGAGCAACAGACAACCGGCGACGA AGCCGACCTCTCGTTGCTGACTGAAGTGCTTCAGGATCGGCCTCTCGCGCAAGACCTCTTTGCCTTGTACTGCCGAGAGACGGGCCAACGAGACATG CTACAGCTGTACTTCGAGAGGAGCAAGCGGCTGTACGACGCAGGCTTGACGGCGCTGAACATCGCGTCGCGACAACGCTCCTGGGAAGGCAAGAAGCATGCGCTGGGACGCGCCGCGAccttcttcgctgcatgcagaaactCGCACGACCTCGCAGCCTTCGCGCATGCGCAAACGCTCTCGCAAATTGACCTCCTCAACTACCAG AACGAGTTGGAAGTGAAGGCGAACACGCAGGGCTGGCCGAATCCGCCGCATGTCTTTGTGGGCATGCCGCTGATGGAAACGGTGCGACAGGTGATTCTCAA AATGGAGTTCCACGAGGCAGACCACCTCCAGAAGATGTTCAAAATCCCCGACAAGCGCTACTGGCGGTGTAAGATCGACGCACTCGCTGACGG acATTATTTCGAGGaactcctcgccttcgcccagTACAGAACGTCTCCGGTCGGCTACGATCCCTTCATCatcgcctgcatgcggaaCGAGAGCTGGGACACAGCTG CGAAAATCGTTCCAAAGGTGAAGGATCCGGAGGAACAGGCGATGTGGTACTCTGAACTAGGCATGCaacgcgaggcggaggctGCGAAGAGCGCCGGCTCTCAA tcCCTCAGCGGCGGTTTGTTCCAGACCCTCACCGACGCCTTCAAAGGCCGGAGGTGA
- a CDS encoding gi20748, related, translating into MSGASGRGGFREYDSPGSRKFDDGVEHRQRAEKALKTSVFLLKFSPDYDIAALEYKAAAECFQEDRSEQALAQALHCWQKVVEIRDKQQDAFGTARALEQMAVLLSTSQPGQLKVDFSEVIRLQREAAHRYRLGGKGDAAVRVLQKAAKFKEENENDGRGAAEILSECVSIHEEDEKWHYASEVYRDLISLLARERMHAELLQALDRHVKVLHRLGQQNGIYKAAMSKVIVCLTMDDPVRADNALSDEVAFASNFLGSREFHLAAETVDAYKAGDSQALAAALQNQMWSFLPTEIVNMVRDLNAACRGANSQGRLSSCGTLAGPPSLVPATASAIPNSPSGLELTHGPCPFSRGFSSSRVKDQDCPVVEGGNPSILEPAHATPQSTPQVPADADATAVSIEELLC; encoded by the exons ATGTCAGGAGCGTCGGGACGGGGTGGGTTCCGGGAGTACGACTCGCCTGGTTCTCGGAAATTTGACGACGGAGTAGAGCACCGTCAGcgagcagaaaaggcgctGAAAacctctgtctttctgctcAAATTCTCTCCAGACTACGATATCGCAGCACTCGAGTACAAGGCTGCTGCCGAATGTTTCCAAGAAGATCGTAGCGAACAGGCTCTTGCCCAGGCACTGCACTGCTGGCAAAAGGTCGTAGAAATTCGCGATAAGCAACAAGATGCCTTTGGCACGGCGCGGGCTCTCGAGCAG aTGGCTGTTCTGCTGTCCACGAGCCAGCCGGGGCAACTGAAAGTGGATTTCTCGGAAGTGATTCGCCTGCAAAGGGAAGCGGCGCATCGGTATCGACTCGGAGGCAAAGGCGACGCGGCGGTGCGCGTCCTGCAGAAGGCTGCCAAGttcaaagaggaaaacgagaacgacGGCCGTGGCGCTGCGGAGATCCTCAGCGAGTGTGTGTCCAtacacgaggaagacgagaagtgGCATTACGCTTCAGAGGTTTACCGGGACCTCATTAGCCTCCTTGCGcgagaacgcatgcacgcagagCTTCTTCAGGCACTGGATAGGCACGTAAAAGTGCTCCACAGGCTGGGCCAGCAAAACGGCATCTACAAGGCCGCCATGAGCAAAGTGATCGTCTGCCTGACCATGGATGATCCCGTGAGAGCAGATAACGCCCTCTCTGACGAAGTG GCATTTGCAAGCAACTTTTTGGGCAGTCGAGAATTCCATCTGGCTGCCGAGACAGTGGACGCTTACAAGGCGGGTGATTCCCAAGCCCTGGCGGCTGCGCTCCAAAACCAGATGTGGAGTTTCCTTCCGACTGAAATTGTTAACATGGTGCGAGATCTGAACGCGGCCTGCCGTGGAGCGAACTCTCAAGGCAGACTCTCGAGTTGCGGAACGCTCGCTGGTCCACCTTCCCTGGTGCCCGCAACCGCCAGTGCCATCCCTAACTCACCTTCTGGATTGGAATTGACTCACGGCCCATGTCCCTTCTCAAGAGGATTCTCTTCGTCGAGGGTGAAGGACCAAGACTGTCCTGTCGTCGAGGGGGGGAACCCGAGCATATTGGAacctgcgcatgcaaccCCTCAAAGTACGCCTCAGGTGCCGGCGGATGCGGATGCCACAGCTGTGTCCATAGAGGAGCTTCTTTGCtga